In Alosa alosa isolate M-15738 ecotype Scorff River chromosome 19, AALO_Geno_1.1, whole genome shotgun sequence, a genomic segment contains:
- the LOC125284663 gene encoding antimicrobial peptide NK-lysin-like → MKITSVILGSVFICSVVAYDWEGLDYEDNSFEVVKGEEKAQLPGMCWGCKWILNKVKKSISNGTTQDEIQRKLKAACDKIGFLKSACKGFVKKYRTLLIEELSTTDDVRTICVNVKACKPKELIYM, encoded by the exons ATGAAAATCACCTCTGTCATTCTGGGTTCTGTCTTCATATGTTCAG TTGTGGCATATGACTGGGAGGGTCTTGACTATGAGGACAACAGCTTTGAAGTG GTCAAGGGTGAGGAAAAGGCACAGTTACCTGGTATGTGCTGGGGATGCAAGTGGATCTTAAACAAGGTCAAGAAATCCATCTCTAACGGCACCACACAG GATGAGATTCAAAGGAAACTAAAGGCTGCTTGTGACAAAATAGGGTTCCTCAAGTCTGCCTGTAAgggttttgttaaaaaatacagGACTCTGCTGATAGAGGAGCTCTCCACCACCGATGACGTGAGGACCATCTGTGTCAATGTCAAGGCCTGCAA GCCAAAGGAACTCATCTACATGTGA